A single genomic interval of Daucus carota subsp. sativus chromosome 1, DH1 v3.0, whole genome shotgun sequence harbors:
- the LOC108199877 gene encoding heavy metal-associated isoprenylated plant protein 39-like yields MKKVVVKLEIFDEKEKKKALKLVSSLSGIQSISIDMKDRKLTVVGDIDPIAVVNKLRKLWHAELLTVGPDKEPEKKKDDDKKKEEDKKKEDEKKKKLDEEKKKNEQMQDLFKAYHNYYPYMMSQPQYVVPRAEEDPNSCVIC; encoded by the exons ATGAAG AAAGTTGTAGTGAAGTTGGAAATATTtgatgaaaaagaaaagaagaaggcctTAAAATTAGTTTCCAGTCTCTCAG GAATCCAGTCCATATCAATAGATATGAAAGATAGAAAGTTAACTGTGGTCGGAGATATTGATCCGATTGCTGTGGTGAACAAGTTGAGAAAATTATGGCATGCAGAATTATTAACGGTTGGTCCTGATAAAGAGCCTGAGAAGAAAAAAGACGACGATAAAAAGAAGGAAGAAGATAAGAAGAAGGAAgacgagaagaagaagaaattagacgaagaaaagaagaaaaacgaGCAGATGCAAGATCTTTTCAAAGCCTATCATAACTATTATCCTTATATGATGTCCCAACCTCAATATGTTGTTCCCAGGGCAGAGGAAGATCCTAATTCATGTGTTATCTGTTAA